Proteins co-encoded in one Thermoflexus hugenholtzii JAD2 genomic window:
- the rpsT gene encoding 30S ribosomal protein S20: protein MPNTRSALKELRKAERRRQRNRAIRTRVRTFVKYARQAIAQADLEAAQKAIREAYRELDRAARKGVIHRNTAARLKSRLMQQFNQTFGGAAQAAA, encoded by the coding sequence TTGCCGAACACGCGTTCAGCCCTCAAGGAGCTGCGGAAAGCAGAGCGTCGGCGGCAGCGCAACCGGGCCATCCGCACCCGGGTGCGGACGTTCGTGAAATACGCGCGTCAGGCCATCGCCCAGGCCGACCTGGAGGCCGCGCAGAAGGCGATCCGAGAGGCCTATCGAGAGCTGGACCGGGCGGCCCGCAAGGGGGTGATCCATCGCAACACCGCGGCCCGCCTGAAGTCCCGGCTGATGCAACAGTTCAACCAGACCTTCGGCGGCGCTGCCCAGGCGGCCGCGTAA